One genomic region from Ornithinimicrobium flavum encodes:
- the mca gene encoding mycothiol conjugate amidase Mca — translation MTTSAGEPLRLMAVHAHPDDESSKGAATMARYASEGVSVRVVSCTGGERGDILNARLRDDPAIARDIAQVRRDEMARAAQILGVSHTWLGFTDSGLPEGDPLPPLPEGCFALEPLEVTTEALVRVIREFRPHVVTTYDENGGYPHPDHVMTHTVSVAAFEAAGDPGAYPHAGEPWQPLKLYYNSWSPDRMRLLDEAMVAAGHEPPFADWRKNIERRPRRVLSTHIDCAAHFAARDDALRAHATQVDPDGHWFAVPLELQQQVWPTEDYELARSLVPARLPEDDLFAGIRELLAEGSLDRTCRRPHERTADGALVLSHRGAPPVPPLEPDQERSTAPLDADGDGDDDMREKEGHQR, via the coding sequence ATGACCACGAGCGCGGGCGAGCCGCTGCGCCTGATGGCCGTGCACGCCCACCCCGACGACGAGTCGAGCAAGGGGGCGGCCACCATGGCGCGCTACGCCTCCGAGGGGGTCTCGGTCCGGGTGGTCTCCTGCACCGGTGGGGAGCGGGGCGACATCCTGAACGCCCGGCTGCGCGACGACCCGGCGATCGCGCGGGACATCGCCCAGGTCCGTCGGGACGAGATGGCCCGGGCGGCCCAGATCCTCGGGGTCAGCCACACCTGGCTGGGCTTCACCGACTCGGGCCTGCCCGAGGGGGACCCCCTCCCGCCGCTGCCGGAGGGATGCTTCGCGCTCGAGCCGCTGGAGGTGACGACGGAGGCGCTCGTCCGGGTGATCCGCGAGTTCCGCCCGCACGTGGTGACGACCTACGACGAGAACGGTGGCTACCCGCACCCCGACCACGTCATGACCCACACGGTCTCGGTGGCGGCCTTCGAGGCGGCGGGCGACCCCGGCGCCTACCCGCACGCCGGCGAGCCGTGGCAGCCGCTCAAGCTCTACTACAACAGCTGGTCCCCGGACCGGATGCGGCTGCTGGACGAGGCGATGGTCGCGGCCGGCCACGAGCCTCCCTTCGCCGACTGGCGCAAGAACATCGAGCGGCGCCCGCGCCGGGTCCTGTCCACCCACATCGACTGCGCCGCGCACTTCGCGGCCCGCGACGACGCCCTGCGCGCGCACGCCACCCAGGTGGATCCGGACGGGCACTGGTTCGCCGTCCCGCTGGAGCTGCAGCAGCAGGTGTGGCCGACCGAGGACTACGAGCTGGCCCGCTCCCTGGTCCCCGCCCGGCTGCCCGAGGACGACCTCTTCGCCGGGATCCGGGAGCTGCTCGCCGAGGGCAGCCTGGACCGGACGTGCCGGCGCCCGCACGAGCGGACCGCCGACGGGGCGCTCGTCCTCTCCCACCGCGGGGCGCCCCCGGTCCCGCCGCTCGAGCCCGACCAGGAGCGTTCGACCGCACCCCTGGACGCCGACGGCGACGGTGACGACGACATGCGGGAGAAGGAGGGTCACCAGCGATGA
- a CDS encoding lytic transglycosylase domain-containing protein has translation MNDDALRTDTASGRHRPRRLSPAATAVTATIAAGSLALATYAAAAGVTTAPSEPAPAVEASVSQVSPNLAADAVASLGDAVSKDSSGIFAQARELRAEQAGEAFGASTGLLGESLSTLQESSRSIKAERAAAREAERRAAAEAAAREAAALQAAQDEAAAQRAQEEAAQAAARAAEQAASRSAERPAPQPQPQPQPAPEPAPEPEPEPAPVYSGDSRGIAQSMLGSYGWGMDQWSCLDSLWQKESGWNHLAMNPSSGAYGIPQSLPGNKMATAGADWQTNPATQIRWGLGYISGRYGTPCAAWAHSQRVNWY, from the coding sequence ATGAACGACGATGCCCTGCGCACGGACACCGCCTCCGGTCGCCACCGCCCCCGCCGCCTGTCCCCGGCCGCCACGGCCGTGACCGCCACGATCGCGGCCGGTTCGCTGGCGCTCGCTACCTATGCCGCCGCCGCCGGGGTCACCACCGCGCCGTCGGAGCCCGCCCCCGCCGTGGAGGCGTCGGTGAGCCAGGTGTCCCCGAACCTCGCGGCCGACGCGGTGGCCTCCCTCGGGGACGCCGTGAGCAAGGACAGCAGCGGGATCTTCGCCCAGGCTCGTGAGCTGCGCGCCGAGCAGGCGGGGGAGGCGTTCGGCGCCTCCACCGGGCTGCTGGGGGAGAGCCTGTCGACCCTGCAGGAGTCGTCCCGCTCCATCAAGGCCGAGCGGGCGGCTGCCCGCGAGGCCGAGCGCCGGGCCGCGGCCGAGGCTGCCGCCCGGGAGGCGGCTGCCCTGCAGGCCGCCCAGGACGAGGCCGCCGCCCAGCGGGCCCAGGAGGAGGCCGCCCAGGCTGCCGCCCGCGCGGCCGAGCAGGCTGCCTCGCGCTCCGCCGAACGCCCGGCCCCCCAGCCCCAGCCCCAGCCCCAGCCCGCCCCCGAGCCGGCGCCGGAGCCCGAGCCGGAGCCCGCCCCCGTCTACTCCGGCGACTCCCGCGGGATCGCCCAGTCCATGCTCGGGAGCTACGGCTGGGGGATGGACCAGTGGAGCTGCCTGGACTCGCTGTGGCAGAAGGAGTCGGGCTGGAACCACCTGGCCATGAACCCCAGCTCGGGCGCCTACGGCATCCCGCAGTCACTGCCGGGCAACAAGATGGCCACGGCCGGCGCGGACTGGCAGACCAACCCGGCGACCCAGATCCGCTGGGGCCTGGGCTACATCTCCGGGCGCTACGGCACCCCCTGCGCCGCCTGGGCGCACTCGCAGCGGGTCAACTGGTACTGA
- a CDS encoding PhoH family protein: protein MLRFAEHQVVLPVVVITELEGKRHHPELGYFARQALRMLDDLRVEHGTLSVPVPVGPSGGTLHVELNHTDPASLPAGFRLGDNDTRILAVATNLAGEGLDVTIVSKDLPMRVKASAVGLDAEEYRAELAVDSGWTGMGEIEVDDEQMHTLYDSGRLPHPAALELPVHTGLTVLGPSGSALGRVTPDHAIRLVRGDRDAFGLHGRSAEQRIALDLLLDPDVGIVSLGGRAGTGKSALALCAGLEAVMERRQHRKVIVFRPLYAVGGQELGYLPGSENDKMGPWAQAVFDTLGALVSREVVEEILDRDMLEVLPLTHIRGRSLHDAFVIVDEAQSLERNVLLTVLSRIGQSSRVVLTHDVAQRDNLRVGRHDGVAAVIEALKGHPLFAHVTLTRSERSPIAALVTQMLEGHAGLL from the coding sequence ATGCTGCGCTTCGCCGAGCACCAGGTCGTCCTGCCGGTCGTGGTCATCACCGAGCTGGAGGGCAAGCGGCACCACCCCGAGCTGGGGTACTTCGCGCGCCAGGCGCTGCGGATGCTCGACGACCTGCGGGTCGAGCACGGGACCCTGAGCGTGCCGGTGCCGGTCGGCCCGTCCGGCGGGACCCTCCACGTGGAGCTCAACCACACCGACCCGGCCTCGCTCCCGGCCGGGTTCCGGCTGGGGGACAACGACACCCGCATCCTCGCGGTGGCCACGAACCTCGCCGGGGAGGGCCTGGACGTCACCATCGTCAGCAAGGACCTCCCGATGCGGGTCAAGGCCTCCGCGGTCGGCCTGGACGCCGAGGAGTACCGCGCCGAGCTCGCCGTGGACAGCGGCTGGACGGGCATGGGGGAGATCGAGGTCGACGACGAGCAGATGCACACCCTCTACGACTCCGGGAGGCTGCCGCACCCCGCCGCCCTCGAGCTGCCGGTGCACACGGGGCTCACGGTCCTGGGGCCCTCGGGCAGCGCGCTGGGCCGCGTCACGCCCGACCACGCCATCCGCCTGGTGCGCGGGGACCGGGACGCCTTCGGGCTGCACGGCCGCTCGGCCGAGCAGCGCATCGCCCTCGACCTGCTCCTCGACCCCGACGTGGGGATCGTCAGCCTCGGGGGACGGGCCGGCACCGGCAAGAGCGCCCTGGCCCTGTGCGCCGGGCTGGAGGCGGTCATGGAGCGTCGCCAGCACCGCAAGGTCATCGTCTTCCGGCCGCTCTACGCCGTCGGGGGTCAGGAGCTCGGCTACCTGCCCGGCAGCGAGAACGACAAGATGGGGCCGTGGGCCCAGGCGGTCTTCGACACCCTGGGAGCCCTGGTCTCCCGGGAGGTCGTGGAGGAGATCCTGGACCGGGACATGCTCGAGGTGCTCCCGCTGACCCACATCCGGGGCCGCTCGCTGCACGACGCCTTCGTCATCGTCGACGAGGCGCAGAGCCTGGAGCGCAACGTGCTGCTCACGGTCCTGTCGCGCATCGGCCAGAGCTCCCGGGTCGTGCTCACGCACGACGTGGCCCAGCGTGACAACCTGCGCGTGGGTCGGCACGACGGGGTCGCCGCGGTGATCGAGGCGCTCAAGGGGCACCCCCTTTTCGCGCACGTCACCCTCACCCGCAGCGAGCGGAGCCCGATCGCGGCGCTGGTGACCCAGATGCTGGAGGGGCACGCGGGCCTGCTGTGA
- the trhA gene encoding PAQR family membrane homeostasis protein TrhA, with the protein MTQPHHARDAVASAVSEAGESLEALVEHVKPHLRGWLHLGMVPVSVAAAAVLVGLAGGAGARTSVLVFGITAVLLFATSAIYHRGRWSPRAAGVLKRWDHANIFLIIAGTHTPFAVILLPEGQMRTLLWVVWTGAVAGVLFRVLWVGAPRWLYTLVYVALGWVAVFYLVPFWRHGGPLVVLLIAAGGLLYTLGATVYALKRPNPSPRWFGFHEVFHAFTVAAFAAHWAAALLVVLRDRAA; encoded by the coding sequence ATGACCCAACCGCACCACGCCCGGGATGCCGTGGCCTCGGCGGTGTCGGAGGCCGGTGAGTCGCTGGAGGCGCTCGTCGAGCACGTCAAGCCGCACCTGCGCGGGTGGCTGCACCTGGGTATGGTGCCGGTCTCCGTCGCCGCCGCCGCCGTCCTGGTCGGCCTGGCCGGAGGAGCCGGGGCCCGGACCTCCGTGCTGGTCTTCGGCATCACGGCCGTCCTGCTGTTTGCCACCTCCGCCATCTACCACCGGGGCCGCTGGAGCCCCCGCGCCGCCGGTGTCCTCAAGCGGTGGGACCACGCCAACATCTTCCTCATCATCGCGGGCACCCACACCCCGTTCGCGGTCATCCTCCTCCCGGAGGGGCAGATGCGGACGCTGCTGTGGGTGGTGTGGACCGGCGCCGTGGCCGGCGTCCTCTTCCGCGTCCTCTGGGTGGGTGCCCCCCGCTGGCTCTACACCCTGGTCTACGTCGCCCTGGGGTGGGTCGCGGTCTTCTACCTCGTGCCGTTCTGGCGCCACGGCGGACCGCTCGTGGTCCTGCTCATCGCCGCCGGCGGGCTGCTCTACACCCTCGGGGCGACGGTCTACGCCCTGAAGCGCCCCAACCCCTCCCCGCGCTGGTTCGGCTTCCACGAGGTGTTCCACGCGTTCACGGTCGCGGCCTTCGCCGCGCACTGGGCCGCCGCCCTGCTCGTCGTCCTGCGCGACCGCGCCGCCTGA
- a CDS encoding isoprenyl transferase, which yields MQTPRDLVYKAYTSSLRRQLPSDRLPRHVGVMLDGNRRWARERGAASAEGHRAGAENIAPFLGWCEEAGVEVVTLWLLSTDNLNRPPVELEPLLSIIEEVVSDLADAQRWRMRVVGALDLLPGDTATRLTEAAARTDSVEGMGVNVAIGYGGRREIADAVRSLLREAAESGLSVEELVDRVTVEDIAAHLYTRGQPDPDLVIRTSGEQRLGGFLLWQSAHSEFYFCEAYWPDFRKVDFLRALRAYAERERRFGS from the coding sequence ATGCAGACGCCCCGGGACCTGGTCTACAAGGCCTACACCAGCTCGTTGCGTCGCCAGCTCCCCTCCGACCGCCTCCCGCGCCACGTCGGCGTGATGCTGGACGGCAACCGGCGGTGGGCGCGGGAACGCGGGGCGGCCTCGGCCGAGGGTCACCGCGCCGGGGCGGAGAACATCGCGCCCTTCCTGGGGTGGTGCGAGGAGGCGGGGGTCGAGGTGGTCACGCTCTGGCTGCTGTCGACCGACAACCTCAACCGTCCGCCGGTCGAGCTGGAGCCCCTGCTGTCCATCATCGAGGAGGTGGTCTCCGACCTCGCCGACGCCCAGCGCTGGCGCATGCGCGTGGTGGGGGCGCTGGACCTGCTCCCGGGGGACACGGCGACGCGCCTCACCGAGGCCGCGGCCCGGACCGACTCGGTCGAGGGTATGGGGGTCAACGTCGCCATCGGCTACGGGGGCCGCAGGGAGATCGCGGACGCCGTCCGGTCCCTGCTGCGTGAGGCCGCGGAGAGCGGGCTCTCCGTCGAGGAGCTCGTCGACAGGGTGACGGTGGAGGATATCGCCGCCCACCTCTACACCCGGGGCCAGCCGGACCCGGACCTGGTCATCCGGACCTCCGGCGAGCAGCGGCTCGGCGGGTTCCTGCTGTGGCAGAGCGCGCACAGCGAGTTCTACTTCTGCGAGGCCTACTGGCCCGACTTCCGCAAGGTCGACTTCCTGCGGGCGTTGCGGGCGTACGCCGAGCGGGAGCGACGCTTCGGCAGCTGA